In Musa acuminata AAA Group cultivar baxijiao chromosome BXJ2-10, Cavendish_Baxijiao_AAA, whole genome shotgun sequence, a genomic segment contains:
- the LOC135624832 gene encoding transcription repressor MYB5-like: MRNPSQSSAPGSSSTAAVEVEGRRRGGPTPCCSKVGLKRGPWTPEEDEVLASFVRREGEGRWRTLPKRAGLRRCGKSCRLRWMNYLRPSIKHGPIAPDEEDLILRLHRLLGNRWSLIAGRIPGRTDNEIKNYWNTHLSKKLISQGIDPRTHKPLASSTPDAIQQPLAPPSYTNPNPSTVLNIDPIVLRAQGTHRRGIGVQDNERSFSDRQNLQHDDDDDDEGWRNNELLDGATGNQEGGDYGTSEDGGIGIDCYTDDIFSSFLDSLINEDAFQLQHNVSNNDDNIILDNTINNNNSANGNNQEMQPAGASTAPSGPVCGFGTFWEAGFVGQIGLEEGVHEQFADHAGK; the protein is encoded by the exons atgaggaacCCCTCACAGTCATCAGCTCCAGGCTCGTCATCGACGGCGGCGGTGGAGGTGGAGGGCAGGCGGCGTGGAGGGCCGACGCCGTGTTGCAGCAAAGTGGGTCTGAAGCGGGGCCCGTGGACGCCGGAGGAGGACGAGGTGCTGGCGAGCTTCGTGCGGCGGGAGGGGGAGGGGCGGTGGCGTACGCTGCCCAAGCGCGCTGGGCTCCGCCGCTGCGGCAAGAGCTGTCGCCTCCGATGGATGAACTACCTCCGCCCCTCCATCAAGCATGGTCCCATCGCGCCCGATGAGGAAGATCTCATCCTCCGCCTCCACCGCCTCCTCGGCAACCG GTGGTCTTTGATAGCTGGGAGGATTCCTGGGCGTACTgataacgagatcaagaactactggaacacccacCTCAGCAAGAAGCTCATCAGCCAAGGCATAGATCCGCGCACCCACAAGCCCTTGGCCTCCTCCACTCCTGATGCGATCCAACAGCCTCTTGCACCACCGTCCtacactaaccctaaccctagcacaGTCCTTAACATCGATCCCATCGTCCTTCGTGCTCAGGGTACTCATCGCAGAGGCATCGGTGTTCAAGATAACGAGAGAAGCTTTTCGGACAGACAGAACCTTCAGCATGATGACGACGATGACGATGAAGGATGGCGGAACAACGAGCTACTTGATGGTGCTACAGGAAACCAAGAAGGAGGTGATTACGGTACCAGCGAAGATGGAGGGATTGGGATCGACTGTTACACAGATGATATCTTCTCCTCTTTCCTTGACTCGTTGATCAATGAGGATGCCTTCCAGCTGCAGCACAATGTCAGTAACAACGATGATAACATTATTCTCGACAACAccatcaacaacaacaatagcGCTAATGGGAATAACCAAGAAATGCAACCAGCAGGCGCCTCTACTGCACCTTCAGGTCCTGTGTGCGGATTTGGAACCTTTTGGGAAGCAGGCTTTGTGGGTCAGATTGGTTTGGAGGAAGGTGTTCATGAGCAGTTTGCAGATCATGCAGGCAAGTAA